The following is a genomic window from Hymenobacter sp. APR13.
CCGGATGGCCCGGATAATGGTGGGTGCCTGCGCAACCGGCAGCGCCGGACAGCCCTGGCTGCGGCCCAGACGCCCGTGCTGCCGCACAAACTGCTCACTCACGTAATCGGCACCGTGCACCACTACGGCGCGGCTGGCAGCGTTGGTATTATGGCCCGCATCCTGCCCGTGCAGCTTCAGCGAAAGGCCATGCTTGCCCTGGTATGTCTGGCCGGTGACGTAGAAACCCAGGCTGCTCATCTCCGAACCTTCCACGTTGGAAAACCGCTGGGCCATATTGTCGCCGGTGTTTTTGCCGTGGGCCACCAGCGTATGAAACAACACCCGCGGCTGCTTGAGGTCAATCACCCACAGCCGTTTCTGGGTGCTGGGCAGGGAAAAGTCGATGATGGTGACCACCGGCTGGCTGGCCACGCCGCTGCGGTGCAGGCTGTAGTAGCCGAGCAGCGCCTCCCGGTAAACATTCGGGGAAAGGCCGTAGTTGGTAAGCCGGGCTTCCGCATAGCTGCTCAACGTGTATTGCTCGAAAGCCGCCAGATACTGCACGCGTAAAGCCCGGTTGCTGATATTTCCTGTGGGCTCAGTATCGGTCCGGGAGCCGGCCACTGGGGAAGCAGTGAACAGGCTGGCGGCAAGAAGTAGCGTGGCTACGGCAGTCGGTGCAAAGGTCATCGGCTGAACAGGCGAAACAGGTCGAAAAAGCAGGCGGACGTTCTGGGCCCGGGCTCAGGTTTACAAAAATAGTATTTTAGCGCATTCATTCCTGCTGTTGTCAACCCTTTTTAACAGGCACTCAGTTCCGTACCTCTCGCTTATGTTCTTCCGCCGGTTCGCATACACTGTCATTATCGTGCCATTTCTGGCGGCCTGCAGCCCAGCAACACCGGAGCTTCCCGGCTTCGACGCTGCTGTTTGGCGGCGTGATACCTACGGCTGCCAGGACTTACGGCCGAGGCAACTGAAAAGCCTTTTGCAGGCCAAAGAGCAGCTTTACGGCCTCCGCACCCCTACCATCGAAAAGCTACTGGGCCGCCCCGATGAAGAAGAACTGGCGGAGCAGACTGAGAAAATCTACAACTATTATCTAGAGTCTGGTCCGCATTGCTTGCCCACCCATCAACGCTCGGACGCCAACAAGCTGAGCATCCGCTTCGGACCACTGGGCACCGTAACCGAAGTACTGACAGCTCGTCCCAGTAGTCTTTAAATATAATTTATTTAATATTCACTTTACCTGACACTTGACCCGGCGGACACCAACTGACGTTTAACGCCGGCCCCCAACAATGAAAAGCGGCATCCCCTGTGTGGGAATGCCGCTTTTCATTGTAATAGAATGGTGGTCTCGGGCAGGCTGTTAGCCCAAGCCTCCCTCCTGCGGGTCGGGTGTGGCCGGAACGGTGTCCTGGCGCTGTTCGGAGCGGTAGATGCTCAGCTGCGAAGGCGTCAGAATGCGGCTGCATTCGTCTTCGTACTGTGCTTCCAGTTCCCCCAGCTTGGCCCTTTGCTGGGCAATATCATCTTTGTATTGCCAGCTGATTTCATCCATGCGGGCCAGTTTGATCTGGTTGACGGCGCGCAGGCGAATATATTGGGCTTCATTAAGATGCAGTGAGTTGGACATCTGACGGGTCATTTCCTCCACTCGAGCTGCGGGCGGTTCGCCGATGCCCGGCAGTTCAGCATGGCGGTCCTGTTTCTGCGCGGCAGCAGAGCTGGCCAGGCCAACAGTCAGCAACAGAGTAAAGACAGCGGATTTCATAAAAAAGGCAAAAAAACTGTAGAAGGCAGAAAGAAAGGGCACTCGAAAAGGCAGTAATAATATCGGCAGGTGATATCAGCTTTCACTATATTTAATACAAATATATGTTAGCATAATTACAACAACAATTTTTCCGGGTATTTTTTCATTTTTGTTTTTGGGACAACCAGTATCGTTTCTGGAAAGTGCCGACTTGATCAAAAAAATGTCGTGTGTGACCAAACAAAAAAGGCCGGCCCCTTCCGGAGCCGGCCTTTCTGTTGGTTTGCTGTCGCCTACTCAATACCTTCAATAGGCTTGTGATCAGGGCTTTTGAAATATTGCATAGCTACCAGCGAGATAATAACGCCTACCATAGCGCCTTGCAGCAGAATGGCCAAAAACGCAATCAGGGCCGACAACTCCAGACCAAACAAGTCGCGGGCATGAATCTGGTCCATGATATCGGGCCGCAACGCCGTAACGCCGATAAAGAAGAACCCAAACGCCAGCGAGGAAACAGCGGCCGTAATAATACCAGTGCCAAACCCCTGCAGGTACGGCATCCGGTCGTGCTTGTAGCGCTTGAAGTTGGCAATGGCCAGGCAGACTCCCACCGCCATAATGGCGAAGTTGAGGAAGCTGAATTCAATCCGGCTGGTCAGTCCGAGCAGGGAGGCTACCACAAAGTAGACCATCATGCCAACCGAAGTAAAAAGACCGTAGCGGACACCGTTGGTTTCGGGGGTTATACGTGCGTCGTTCATGTAGCAAAATGGTTAAGGTTGGAAGAGAGAACCCGGACATCTGGCGGAACCGGAACCAGAAGAGCTACTGTTTGTCAGTAGCTTGCCTCGGGCCCCGCTTCTACTTCTATACCATTTTGCGGCGGTGATGTTGCGTGGAGAACCTAAATTTGTAGTTCCTGCTGTTAGTTTCGGTTACCTCAGCTCGTTGCCGTGGCCTCCGGTGCGGAGGCGCGGGGCATTTTCTGTATTTTTGCGGGCCCGCGGACCGGTTGTCCCTGTTTTTGCCTGATTTTTCGCCCTTTCTTTTTCTATGATTAGCACCTCCAATGTCAGCCTGCGCTATGGTAAGCGCGTGCTGTTTGAAGACGTTACCATCAAATTCATGCCTGGCAACGTGTACGGCCTCATTGGCGCCAACGGCGCAGGCAAATCCACGTTTCTGAAAATCCTGGCTGGTGACATTGAGGCCAACACGGGCTCGGTGATGATGCCGGCTGGCTCGCGCCTGTCGGTGCTGCGCCAGGACCAATTTGCCTACGATACCCAGCCCGTACTCCAGACGGTGATTATGGGCCACCACCGCCTGTGGAAGGTGATGGAAGAAAAGGACGCCCTCTACGCCAAAGCCGACTTCTCGGACGCTGACGGCGAGCGGGCTGCGGCGCTGGAAGGCGAGTTTGCCGACCTCGAAGGCTGGAACGCCGAGTACGAGGCGGCCGAGCTTCTCTCCGGCCTGGGCATTGGCGAAGACAAGCACTACACCCTGATGGGCGACCTGGGCGGCTCCGACAAAGTGAGGGTGCTGCTGGCCCAGGCCCTGTTCGGCAACCCCGACGTGCTGCTGCTGGACGAACCCACCAACGGCCTCGACGCCGAAACCGTGCTGTGGCTGGAGAACTTCCTCGACTCGTTCCAGAACACGGTAATCGTGGTGAGCCACGACCGTCACTTCCTCGACGCGGTGTGTAACTACATGGCCGACCTCGACTTCTCGAAAATCACCATGTACCCCGGCAACTACTCGTTCTGGTACGAGAGCAGCCAGCTGGCTTTGCGCCAGCGCCAGGACATCAACAAGAAGACCGAGGACAAGCGCAAGGAGCTGGAAGAGTTTGTGCGCCGCTTCTCGGCCAACGCCTCCAAGAGCAAGCAGGCCACCTCGCGCCAGAAGCTGCTGCAAAAGCTGACGCTGGAAGAAATCAAGCCCAGCTCGCGCAAGTACCCCTACATTGCCTTCAAGCCCGAGCGCGAAGCCGGCAACCAGCTGCTGACCGTGGAGAACCTGAGCAAGTCGGTGGACGGGCAGGTGGTGTTCCGCAACGCCAGCTTCTCGCTGGACAAGAAGGACAAGGTGGCCATCATCAGCCGCGACGACCGTGCCCCTTCCCTGCTGTTCGACATCCTGTTCGAGCAGATCCGGCCCGATACCGGCGACTTCAAGTGGGGTACCACCATCACGCCGAGCTACTTCCCCAAGGAAAACTCCGAGTTCTTCGATACCGACCTGAACCTGGTGGACTGGCTGCGTCAGTACAGCACCGAGAAGGACGAATCGTTTATCCGGGGATTCCTGGGCCGCATGCTGTTCTCGGGCGAGGAGTCGCAGAAGAAGAGCAACGTGCTGAGCGGGGGCGAGAAAGTGCGCTGCATGCTCTCCAAGATGATGATGGAATCGGGCAACGTGCTGGTTCTCGACGACCCGACGAACCATCTGGACCTGGAAAGCATTACGGCTCTGAACAACAGCCTGCGCGACTTCCAGGGCACGCTGCTGTTCGTGTCGCACGACTTGCAGTTCATCGAAACCATTGCCAACCGTATTATCGAGCTCACGCCCGACGGCATCATCGACCGGCGCATGAACTACGAGGAATACTTGGCCGATGAGCAGATCAAGGCCCTGCGCCAGCGCAAATATCAACTCGTATCCTAACTGCGTTACCTTCCGGTATGAACGTCTCTTTCCGTTTTCTGCTTGCCGCAGCCCTCACCACGGGGGCCGGGCTGGCGCTGGCCCCCAACGCCTCCGCCCAGCGCACCGACAGCACTTCTACCGTGAAGCCGCAACTGAACACGGCCCCGCCCGGTACGGCGCCCCGCCCCGCTTCGCCGGCTCCGCGCCCGCAAGACCAGGCAGTGCCCGTACCGGCCCCGGCGCCTACCAGCGCCCCCCTGCCCGCCCAGCAGCCCTCATCGGATAGCCCGTCGGGGCTGGACTTTCCGGCGGGCAGCCGCGCCAGCGAGCAGCCTAAGCCGTTGCGTCGGTACTTTCTGTACTCCAACTTCGGCCTGGGCTACAGCAGCAACCCCTACAGCGGCGGGCAGTTCAGCGCCAGCCTAAGCCCTTCTATCGGTTACCGGGTCAATGAAAAGCTGTCGGTAGGCCCCGGTATCAGCTATGCCTACAACAACATTTCTTTTCCGCAGGACTACCAGGCGCTCGGGCTGCCCAGAAGCCTGAGCCTGCATAGCCTTGGAGTGAAGGCGTTCGTGCAATATGCGCTGTTCGACCAGTTCTTCTTCCATGCTGAGTACGAGGTAACCAAAGCCCAGAGCTACGACATCTACCAGACCGGCGCGCAGCGGTTTGAAGTCGTGAAGACCAACCGGACTATGAAAACGCCGCTGGCCGGGGCCGGCTACCGCAACCAGATCAGTGACCGGATAGCCGCTGACATCGTGCTGCTGTACAATTTCAACAACGGCTACGATACCCAGGGCTACCCTCTTTCGCCGTATGGGCAACCGGTTATCCGGTTCAGCTTTCTCTACGATCTGAAATAGTCACTGGCTTTTCAGAACCAGAGGCACCAACAAAAAAGGGCTTCCCAACTTACTGGGAAGCCCTTTTCAGGTTTTCAGACTATTTCCGCCTGCCAGCGGCAGGCGAAGCGTAGCTAGACTACGCGGCCACCGCGAATAACCCGCAGCAGGATGGCGATGATGGCGATAACCAGCAGGATGTGAATCAGGTTGTTGCCAGCCATGCCAGCACCCAGCACGCCAAAGAAGCCCAGTGCCCAGATGAGAATGAGGATTACGGCGATGATGTACAGCAAATTGCCCATGATGTTTGGATTGAGTTGGTGGAGAGAGTTTGGAAGTTTTTTCGGCTTGTAATGCAGTAGGGCCACATTAGCAAGCTGATTTGCGGATTTGTACGCGGGGGTTATCAAAAGGATATAATCTTGTTGGAAAAATCTGAACCTGCAGTTACTGAGATTATCAAAAACCTGCCTGCAATTCCGGAAAAGGCATTTTACTGGCGCAAACTTTTTATTGTTCCGGCTGTTAATGCAAGTTCCTAACTGTTCCGTCCCTTTGTTTTGATTGGAGCAGGCGCGTTTTTCAGAGTAGCTTTGTGGCCGGCCGGCCCCACGGCATGCCGCCGCTCCTTTTCCCACCTTTTCCTTCTCGTTTAGTATGATCAACGTCGCCGTTATTGGCTCGGGCACCATGGGCAATGGCATTGCCCACGTATTTGCTCAGCACGGTTTCCCGGTTGCCCTCATC
Proteins encoded in this region:
- a CDS encoding murein L,D-transpeptidase catalytic domain family protein — encoded protein: MTFAPTAVATLLLAASLFTASPVAGSRTDTEPTGNISNRALRVQYLAAFEQYTLSSYAEARLTNYGLSPNVYREALLGYYSLHRSGVASQPVVTIIDFSLPSTQKRLWVIDLKQPRVLFHTLVAHGKNTGDNMAQRFSNVEGSEMSSLGFYVTGQTYQGKHGLSLKLHGQDAGHNTNAASRAVVVHGADYVSEQFVRQHGRLGRSQGCPALPVAQAPTIIRAIRNGSVVYAHGPSRASYASAWLQLDPALTAFAQWRGLPGA
- a CDS encoding ABC-F family ATP-binding cassette domain-containing protein, whose amino-acid sequence is MISTSNVSLRYGKRVLFEDVTIKFMPGNVYGLIGANGAGKSTFLKILAGDIEANTGSVMMPAGSRLSVLRQDQFAYDTQPVLQTVIMGHHRLWKVMEEKDALYAKADFSDADGERAAALEGEFADLEGWNAEYEAAELLSGLGIGEDKHYTLMGDLGGSDKVRVLLAQALFGNPDVLLLDEPTNGLDAETVLWLENFLDSFQNTVIVVSHDRHFLDAVCNYMADLDFSKITMYPGNYSFWYESSQLALRQRQDINKKTEDKRKELEEFVRRFSANASKSKQATSRQKLLQKLTLEEIKPSSRKYPYIAFKPEREAGNQLLTVENLSKSVDGQVVFRNASFSLDKKDKVAIISRDDRAPSLLFDILFEQIRPDTGDFKWGTTITPSYFPKENSEFFDTDLNLVDWLRQYSTEKDESFIRGFLGRMLFSGEESQKKSNVLSGGEKVRCMLSKMMMESGNVLVLDDPTNHLDLESITALNNSLRDFQGTLLFVSHDLQFIETIANRIIELTPDGIIDRRMNYEEYLADEQIKALRQRKYQLVS
- a CDS encoding lmo0937 family membrane protein, which codes for MGNLLYIIAVILILIWALGFFGVLGAGMAGNNLIHILLVIAIIAILLRVIRGGRVV